Below is a genomic region from Lysobacter terrestris.
CACGGCGCGCCGCGCATTCGATGGCGTACGGATGCGGCGCTGCATGTCGCCGCTTTGTGTCGCTGCTGCAATCGACGCGCGCCAACCCGGCGCGTTCAGTCGAAGCCGCTGCGCTCAGGCCCGCGTCACCACCGCCAGGGTCAGCCGCGAAATGCACACCAGCCGCCCCGCTTCGTCCTCGACGCGGATCTCCCACACCTGGGTGCTGGCGCCGACATGCAGCGGCCGCGCGGTGCCGGTGACGAAGCCGTCGCGCGCGCCGCGCAGGTGGTTGGCGTTGATCTCGATGCCGACCACGCCCTTGCCCTCCGGCACGCACAGGCCACCGGCCGTGCTGCCCAGGGTCTCGGCGAGCAGCACCGAGGCGCCGCCGTGCAGCAGGCCGTAGGGCTGCTTGGTGCGCGCGTCCACCGGCATGGTGCCGCGCACGTAGTCGGGGCCGATCTCGGTGAACTGGATGCCCAGCGGGATCATCGCCGTGTCCTTGGACAGGGCATTGAGCTCGGCCAGGGTGACGCCGCTGCGGAACAGCGGGCGCGCGGCGCGCGGGGAGGAGGATTCGCTCATGCTGCGACGATACACGCCGCGGCGCGGCTGCGAATCAGCGCGGCTAAGAATCGATGCTGGGGTAATGCGTACCGGCCAGCGCGCAGGAGAGGGAAGAAGCCTGCGCGCCGGCCGGGGCCGCACCCACGGGGAAGGGGACTCGCCGTCGCGCGGGGCGTCGCGACGGCGGGGGATCTGGGGATCAGGCGCAGCGGAACAGCGGCGCGAATCCGTTGCTGGTGTAGCGGCGATCACGGCCGTAGCCGCTGCTGTTGCCATAGCCGACGCCGAAATCGCGTTCGCGGTGCACATGGCGGGGGGCGGCCTGCGCGGCGCCGAGGGCGGCCACGGCAGCGGCGGCCGGATTGGAAGGCTGGGAGGTGTGGACTTCGGCAAGACGGGTGTTCATGACGATCTCCTCGGTGGCGGCTGGGGGAAAGGCGACCACCGGAGTGGGTTGCGCGTTACGCGCAGCGGAACAGGGGCTGGAAACCGCTGTTGGAATAGCGGCGGTGGCTGGCGTAACCGCTGCTGCTGCCGTAGCCGACGCCGAAGTCGCGTTCGCGGTACTGCTGGCGGGCGGGGGCGGACGGGGCGGCGGGGGCGGACTTGGCGGAGTCGCGGCGGGCTTCGAAGGAGCGGACGTTCATGGTGGTTTCCTCGTGGGGTGTTGCGGGTGGGTGTGCCTTGGTGTGTTGGTAAAGTACAACACCACAATGATCGATCACCTGTGCCGGAAGTCACCCCACCCGGTAGGGGGATCGCCAGGGGGCGGGCGGCACAGCGGAACTCCCTGATTCAGATGCGTTTTCCGGCCGAAGCGTTGCCGTGACTGATGGCCTAGGCGGGTGGGTCGAACCCGCGAACGGGGCGGTTCCCGCGCCCGCCGGCCGGAAACCGCGGCCAAACCGGGCCGCGGCGGGCCGGCCCGCGGCAGGGCGGCTCAGCCCAGTTCGCGCGCGGACGCGGGATCGATCGAGTACGGATGGGTGGTGGCGAGGAACCCCGGCTGGGCCCGTACCCGCTCAAGCCAGGCCGCCACCGCCGGATGCGCCGCCAGGTCGAAGCCGGCCTCGTCGGCGCGGCTGGTGTAGGCGAACAGGGCGATGTCGGCGACGCTGTAACGGTCGCCGGCGATGAAGGCGCGCGTGGCCAGCTCATGCTCGAGGATCGCCAGCGCCTTGCGCCCCGCCTCGCGCTTGAGCTGGACCAGCGCCTCGGGCCGCCGCGCCAGCTTTCCGGTCAGCGTCCAGTGCCGCAACGCGCCGATCTGGCTCTCGATGCGCTCCTGTTCGAAGCACAGCCACTGCCACACCTTCGCCCGCGCGAACGCATCGTCGGGCAGGTACGCCGTGCCCTGCGCCAGGAACATCAGGATCGCGTTGGATTCGGCCAGCGCGCGGCCGTCGTCGAGCACGATCGCCGGCACCGTGCCGGTGGGGCTGATCGCGCGGTACGCGGCGCTGCCGCCCTCGCCTTCGAAGATGCTGACCAGACGGGTGCGGTGCGGCAGCTGCAGGTGGGCGAGCAGTTGCCGCACCTTCCAGGCGTTCTGCGAGGGCAGGTAATCGTAGAGCGTGAGCATGGGTGTGCGTGGTCGGAAGAAAGGAGCCACGAGTGTCCGCGTCGCGCCACCGCGGCGATATCCGATTCCTGCGCTGAATTCCTGCGCCCGCGCGCCCGCGCCGGTAAAATCGCCGGATGAATCCGCAAGACCTGCCGCTCGGCCGCCACGTCGACTACCCGCGCACCTACGACGCCGCGCTGCTGTTCCCGATCCCGCGCGCGCTCGGTCGCGACCACATCGGCCTCGACACGGCCGCCCTGCCCTTCATCGGCGTCGACCGCTGGCATGCCTACGAGCTGAGCTGGCTCGATGCACAGGGCAAGCCGCGCGTGGCGACCGCGACGTTCGCGGTGCCGGCGCACTCGCCGCACCTGGTCGAATCCAAGTCGCTCAAGCTCTACCTCAACTCCTTCAACGCCACCCGCTTCGACGACGACGCGGACGTGCGCGCGCGCATCGCCGCCGACCTGTCGCGCGCGGCCGGCGCACCGGTGGACGTGGCGTTCGGCCTGCCGCCGATCGATGCGGATGACGCCAGCGAATCCATCGACGCGCTGGACGTGGCGATCGACCGCTACGGCCCGCCCGATGCGTCGCTGCTCGCCAGCGATGCCGGCGACATCGTCAGCGAAACGCTGAGCAGTGCGCTGCTCAAGTCCAACTGCCCGGTGACGGGACAACCGGACTGGGCGCGCATCGTCATCGCCTACCGCGGCCCGCGCCTGGATCGCGCCGCGTTGCTGCGCTACCTGGTGTCGTTCCGCGACCACGCCGAATTCCACGAGCAGTGCGTCGAACGCATCTTCACCGACCTGCGCGCGCGCACGCAGCCGCAGGCGCTCTCGGTGGAAGCGCGCTACACGCGGCGCGGCGGGCTCGACATCAATCCGTGGCGCGCCACGCCGGGCACGGAACGCCCCGCCGCAGGCCGCGACGCGCGGCAATGAACGGGCCGCAACCGCGGCAATGACGGGAGGCGAGCAATCGCGACGGCGATGCTCGACTTCGGCTCCCTTGCTGAACTCGCGATATTTTCTTAACAAGCCGCGTGCCACCGTTGCCGCGTCGACAAGACGCCGGGGAGGAGCCCCCTCAATGAGCAACGAGAAGAAACCCGATTTTTCCAACGTGCAGAGCGGATCCGGCAGCACCGAGCAGAGCCGGCCCGACTTCTCCAACGTGCGCTCCGGCGCATCCTCGACCGAGGAGATCACCGGCGGCAGCGGCGGCACCGGTGGCGCCGGCGAGACCACCTACACCGTGGCCAAGGGCGACACCCTGTCGCACATCGCCAAGGACCACTACGGCAAGGCCAGCAAGTGGCAGGTGATCTTCGAGGCCAACCGCGACCAGCTCGACGACCCGGACAAGATCTTTCCCGGCCAGGTGCTGAAGATCCCCGCACTCGACGCCGAGTGACGTTCATCCGCCCTCATCTGCACAAAGGACATAGACGCATGAATCGCCATCGCATTTCGCTCGCCCTGCTGGTCGCCGTACTCGGCGCGGTCGCCGTCGTCGGCTGCAAGAAGAAGGAAGAAGCCGCGCCCGTCGCGACCACGCCACCGCCGGCCATGGAACCGGCGACGGCACCGGCCACCGCGCCGATGCCGGCCACCGCCGCCGTCACCAGCGTCGACCTGGGCAACGCCGTCGGCGCCGACATGAAGGTCGGCACGCCCGCCACCACCTTCGCGCCGAAGGACACGATCTACGCCTCGATCGGCACCAGCACCAGCGACCCGGCCGCCAGCGTGCCCGGCAAGCTGGGCGTGAAGTGGACCCACGTCGACAGCAACCAGACCGTCAGCGAGGACAGCCGCGACGTGAACCTCACCGGCATGGGCAACACCGAATTCCACATCGCCAAGCCCGACGGCTGGCCGGCCGGCAAGTACAAGGTCGAAGTGTCGCTCGACGGTGCCGTCGTGCAGACGCGCGATTTCGAAGTGAAGTGACCTAACCCACCTCTCTCCGCCCCGCCGCAAGGCGGGGTTGGGCAAGCCGGGCGTGATGCGAATCACGCCCTTTTTTTGTCTCGTCAATCGCGCTCAGCGCGCCGTCGGGAACTCGCCATCGACGTAGTACCAGCGCCCGCCCTCGCGCACGAAGCGGCTGACTTCATGCAGCCGCACCGCCGCTGCGCCGCCGACCTTGTAGCGCGCGACGAATTCGACCAGCGCGTGATCCGCGTCCTGCGGCACGTGCCGCTTCACCTCCAGGCCGAGCCAGCGCGTGGCCGCGGCGTCGGAGCAGTCCAGCGTCGCCGGGCGCGTGTCCGCGTGCCAGGTGGCGAGCAGGTACGCGGCATCGGCGCGCACGTAGGCGCTGTAGCGCGAACGCATCAGCGCCTCGGCGCTGGCGGCGAGCGCGTCGCCGCGGTGCAGCGGCGCGCAGCACTGCGCGTAGCGGCGGCCGGACTGGCAGGGACAGGCGGAGTCGTTCGCGTTCATCGCCGCATTGTCGGCGATTGCGTCGACCGCGCCCCGGCCCAGCTATGGCGTCGCCGCCGCGCGACGTCGATAGACGCCACGGAAGCTGCTCTGCCACGACGCCCCGGCATCGTCCGAGGTCTCCCAGTGCTGGACCACGCTGCCGTCGGCCTGCGGCGTCCAGCGGATGCGCTGGCGCTGCGTGCCGCCCTTGCCGTCGGGCAGTTCGCCGGCCAGCACCATCGCCTCGCCCTCGCGCCCGCCCTCCAGGCGCAGCACCACGCCGTCGCCGCCCACCCAGAACTGGCGCCACACCCGGTACGCCGCATCCCAGGCATTGGTGCTGGTGCCGTGGTTGCCGCTGGCGCCCTGCCAGTGCTCGACCAGCCAGCAGCCGTTGGCGCTGCGTTCGATGCGGTTGTGGCCGAGCAGTTGCTCGCCCTGCGCGCCGCCGTAGACGTCCCATTCGCCGAGCCAGAAGTCGAACTGGCGGTGTTCGGCGCCCTCGCAGCGCAGGAAGGCGGGCGGCGGCGCGGCGGGCGTGCTCATGCAGGGAACTCCGGAAAGGCCGGCCAGCAACAGGGCCGTGATGATGGCGCGCATGGTGCGGCTCCGCGGTCGTTGCGGCCACGGTAGTGCGCCGCGCCGGGCGCGTGCGGCGTCCCCGCGAACGAGCCAACGAATGCCATGCCGCGCGCGAACGACTACCCTGTGCACCCGCTCGCCACCGCCCCACCGCCATGAACGTCCCCAGCTACCTCGACGACGCGCAGATCGAACGCCTGTCCGACCTCCTCGACCAGCGCGCCGTGCCGTTCAAGGGCTTCAACCTGGAAGCGCTCGACGGCTACCTGTCCGCCCTGGTGGTGTCGCCCGAAGACGTGCCCGCCGCCGAATGGCAGCCCGCGGTGTGGGGCAAGCCGCCGCGCTGGGCCGACGAGGCCGAGCGCGTGGAAGTCGAGGCGCTGCTGCAGGGCCACTGGAACATGGCCAGCCAGCGCGTGCGCTTCGGCGACGACGACCTGCCCGAGCACCTCGCCCCGCTGCTGTGGTTGCCGGAGGAAGCCGAGGCCGAGCATCCCGACGAACTCGACGTCGGCCGCGACTGGGCGTTCGGCTTCTTCCGCGGCGTCGAGCTGCGCGAAGCCGCGTGGGAGCAGTGGCTGGACGAGAACGAGTGGATCGACGACATCTTCGCGCGCCTGGACCAGCTCGCCAGCGGCGAGATCCTCGGCGAGGATCCCGAAGCCCCCGGTACGCCGGTCGGCTACCGCGAGCGCCTGGAGGTCATCGCCTCGCTGCCGGGCATGCTCGCCGACCTGCACCACCACCGCATCGACGCGCTGACCCCGCGCGAACCGATCCGCAAGGCCGCCACCCCGGACCGCAACGACCCGTGCCCGTGCGGCAGCGGCAAAAAGTACAAGAAGTGCTGCGGCGCCGCCGGCAGCGCCGGCTAAGACCGTAGGCCGGGTGGGCCCCGCCACCCCGGCACCCCGGCACCCGCGGATCAACGCGATCGCGCCGCGCCGCGCCGAAACCCAGCGGCGCGCGGCGCGCACCTACAGGCAACAGCAAGGCCGCTGGCGTGACGCCGCCATCCGGATCCTGAAAAACGCCGGGTTGCTGAAGCCCACCCGGCCTACGTTTCGCCGTGTCTTCCGGCGGTCATTTCTTCACCACGTCCGCCGACTGGCTGCCGCCCTCCAGCTTCAACGGCGGCATCAGCATCACGTGCGCCGCGGTGCCCGTGGGCAGGCCGCGGCGGTCCGCGGTCGGGTTGTCGGAGGGGCACTTCGCATCGGGGAAGCCGAAACGCGGTTCCAGCGCGCGGCCGCACTCGTCGAGCACTTCGAAGGCCTTGCCCGGTTCCAGGCATTCGTTCTCGAAGGCGCGCAGCCAGGCGTCGCGGCGGCGCGCGAAATCCTCGCCGCAACGGCGGGTGAGGCGGATGCGGTCGAGGTCGTCCTGCACCGCGTTGCTGCCGGATAAACCGTATTCGCGCAGCTCGGCCTCGCTCAGCAGGCGCAGGCGGCGGTTGGCCACGGTCATCATCAGGTCGGCGATGCGCACGTCGGCGCCGTTGCGCACCAGGTAGTCGCGCACCTGCCCGCTCACGTCGCGCAGCTCGGCGCTGAGCTCGGCGCGCGAGGTGGCCTTGGACTGGTCGCGGAACAAGCGGTGGATGCCGACGTCGCCGGTGATCGAACGCGTATCGCCGCCGGCGAGGATCAGCACGCAGGAGCTGTGGCAGTACGAACCGTCGCGCACCCAGATCGCCCAGCGCTGCTCGGCCATGCTGTCGCCGGCGCGGATCGCCTCTTCGACGTGGCCGCCCGAGGACTTGATGTCGAGGATGCGCACGGGAATTTCCATGCGATCGGCAACCGCCGCCACGCGCTGCACCAGCGCGGTGAAGCCGGCGTTGATCTTGCCGTCGTAGCGCAGCCGCACCACGCCCTGCGGCTGGCACGGGGTGAGCGCGTCGACCACGGCGAAGAAGGTGAGCGCGTCCAGCTTCTCGCCGTCGCCGTCCTGCAGGTAGTCGTAGCCGCAGCTGATCCAGGCGGTGCCGGCGTCGAGCTCGGCATTCGGCCAGTAGGTGGTCTTGAGGTAGTCGCCCGGCGCCATGTCGGCCAGGGGCTGGCTGGCCACCGGCTTGGCGGCGCCGTTGCTGGCGTCGTCGCCCAGCGTCACCGGCGCCGGCTCGGCCGCCTTCTGGCACGCGGCCAGCAGCAGAAACAACAGCAGCAACCCATTCTTCAGCATGAACCTACCACCGGAACGCGCGGTGCCCACCCTGCAACCGCCCTGCCAGTACAGCGCGGTTGCAACCCCGCGGCAAGGCGTTCGTTGGGCATTTGTGAAAGACGTTTTCATGAACGCGTCACCGAGTGTCGCGGCCAGCGCATGAATGCGCTTTGACCTTGCCGCCTGCACCCCTGTTTAGGCAAACGCAGCGGCCGGGCGCGGGCGGACGCAGCGCGCATACCCGGCCGTGCGGTGGCCGCGGCTTTGCCCCCGCCGGGCTGAACCGCGACAATGGCCGGTCTGTCTGCCCGCGGCCCACGCCGCCGGCCCGGCCCACGCGCCGCCCCCATTCCGCACGACGAAGCCAGCGAGCCCCGCCCGATGTCCGACACCGCGAACCACGCCCCGAAGATCCTCTACACCCTGACCGACGAGGCGCCGTTCCTGGCCACCGCGTCGCTGCTGCCGATCGTCGCCGCCTACACCGCCACCGCCGGCATCGCCGTGGAGACCCGCGACATCTCGCTGGCCGGGCGCATCCTTTCGCACTTCCCCGACTTCCTCCGCGACGAGCAGAAGATCGCCGACGACCTCGCCGAACTCGGCCAGCTCGCCACCACGCCCGCCGCCAACATCATCAAGCTGCCCAACATCAGCGCCTCGGTGCCGCAGCTGCTGGCCGCGATCAAGGAACTGCAGGCGCGCGGCTACGCGTTGCCGGACTACCCGGAAGAGCCGCGCGGCGAGCGCGACAACGAGATCAAGGCGCGCTACGACCGCACCAAGGGCAGCGCGGTGAACCCGGTCCTGCGCGAAGGCAACTCCGACCGCCGCGCGCCGGCCTCGGTGAAGGCGTACGCGCGCAAGCATCCGCACCGGATGGGCGCATGGAACAAGGCGTCGAAGTCGCACGTCGCGCACATGACGGCGGGCGACTTCTACGGCAGCGAGCAGTCGGCGGTGATCGCGCAGCCGACCACGCTGAAGATCGAGTTCACCGGCAGCGACGGCCGCAGCCAGATGCTCAAGACCGGGCTGAAGGTGAAGGCCGGCGAAGTGGTCGATGCCGCGGTGATGAGCACGAAGGCGCTGGCCGAATTCGTCGACGCGCAGATCAACGACGCACGCGCGCAGGGCGTGCTGTTCTCGCTGCACCTGAAGGCGACGATGATGAAGGTCTCCGACCCGATCATGTTCGGTGTCGTGGTCAAGCGCTTCTACGCGCCGGTGCTGAGCAAGCACGCCGCCGCGCTGGAGCAGGTCGGCTTCGACGCCAACAACGGCATCGGCGACTTGTACACGCGCCTGCCCTCGCTGCCGGCCGACACGCGCAAGCAGATCGAGGCCGACATCGCCGCGCTGTACGCGCAGCGCCCGGGCGTGGCCATGGTCAATTCCGACAAGGGCATCACCAACCTGCACGTGCCCTCTGATGTGATCGTCGACGCCTCGATGCCGGCGATGCTGCGCGACTCGGGCGGCATGTGGAACGCCGAAGGCAAGCTGCAGGACACCAAGGCGGTGATCCCGGACCGCTGCTACGCCGGCATCTACCAGGCGGTGATCGAGGACTGCAAGGCCAACGGCGCCTTCGATCCAGCGACGATGGGCTCGGTGCCCAACGTCGGCCTGATGGCGCAGAAGGCCGAGGAATACGGCTCGCACGACAAGACCTTCCAGATCGCCGCCGACGGCGTGGTGAAGGTGAGCGACGAGGCCGGCCACGTGCTGATGGAGCACAAGGTTGCGGCCGGCGACATCTGGCGCATGTGCCAGACCAAGGACGCGCCGATCCAGGACTGGGTCAAGCTCGCCGTCAACCGCGCGCGCCTGAGCCACACCCCGGCGGTGTTCTGGCTCGACAGCGCGCGCGCACACGACCGCAACCTGATCGCCAAGGTCGAGAAGTACCTCAAGGACCACGACACCAGCGGCCTCGACATCCGCATCCTGTCGCCGGTCGAGGCGATGAAGTTCTCGCTCGAACGCATCCGCAAGGGCCAGGACACGATCTCGTGCACCGGCAACGTGCTGCGCGACTACCTCACCGACCTGTTCCCGATCATGGAGCTGGGCACCAGCGCGAAGATGCTGTCGATCGTGCCGCTGATGGCCGGCGGCGGCCTGTTCGAAACCGGCGCCGGCGGTTCCGCGCCCAAGCACGTGCAGCAGTTCGTGCAGGAGAACTACCTGCGCTGGGACTCGCTCGGCGAATTCCTCGCCCTGCAGGCCTCGCTGGAATTCGTCGCCGACACCACCGGCAACGCCCGCGCGAAGGTCCTGGCGCAGACGCTCGACGCGGCCAACGCCAAGTTCCTCGACAACGACAAGTCGCCGGGCCGCAAGCTCGGCACGATCGACAACCGCGGCAGCCACTTCTACCTGGCGATGTACTGGGCGCAGGCGCTGGCCGAACAGACCGCCGACGCCGAGCTGCAGGCCAAGTTCGCGCCGCTGGCCAAGGCACTGACCGAGAACGAGGCGAAGATCGTCGCCGAACTCATCGCGGTGCAGGGCCACCCGGTGGACATCGGCGGCTACTACCAGCCCGACAGCACCAAGCTGG
It encodes:
- a CDS encoding hotdog fold thioesterase, with protein sequence MSESSSPRAARPLFRSGVTLAELNALSKDTAMIPLGIQFTEIGPDYVRGTMPVDARTKQPYGLLHGGASVLLAETLGSTAGGLCVPEGKGVVGIEINANHLRGARDGFVTGTARPLHVGASTQVWEIRVEDEAGRLVCISRLTLAVVTRA
- a CDS encoding glutathione S-transferase family protein translates to MLTLYDYLPSQNAWKVRQLLAHLQLPHRTRLVSIFEGEGGSAAYRAISPTGTVPAIVLDDGRALAESNAILMFLAQGTAYLPDDAFARAKVWQWLCFEQERIESQIGALRHWTLTGKLARRPEALVQLKREAGRKALAILEHELATRAFIAGDRYSVADIALFAYTSRADEAGFDLAAHPAVAAWLERVRAQPGFLATTHPYSIDPASARELG
- the queF gene encoding NADPH-dependent 7-cyano-7-deazaguanine reductase QueF (Catalyzes the NADPH-dependent reduction of 7-cyano-7-deazaguanine (preQ0) to 7-aminomethyl-7-deazaguanine (preQ1) in queuosine biosynthesis) — protein: MNPQDLPLGRHVDYPRTYDAALLFPIPRALGRDHIGLDTAALPFIGVDRWHAYELSWLDAQGKPRVATATFAVPAHSPHLVESKSLKLYLNSFNATRFDDDADVRARIAADLSRAAGAPVDVAFGLPPIDADDASESIDALDVAIDRYGPPDASLLASDAGDIVSETLSSALLKSNCPVTGQPDWARIVIAYRGPRLDRAALLRYLVSFRDHAEFHEQCVERIFTDLRARTQPQALSVEARYTRRGGLDINPWRATPGTERPAAGRDARQ
- a CDS encoding LysM peptidoglycan-binding domain-containing protein — its product is MSNEKKPDFSNVQSGSGSTEQSRPDFSNVRSGASSTEEITGGSGGTGGAGETTYTVAKGDTLSHIAKDHYGKASKWQVIFEANRDQLDDPDKIFPGQVLKIPALDAE
- a CDS encoding YchJ family protein, whose translation is MNANDSACPCQSGRRYAQCCAPLHRGDALAASAEALMRSRYSAYVRADAAYLLATWHADTRPATLDCSDAAATRWLGLEVKRHVPQDADHALVEFVARYKVGGAAAVRLHEVSRFVREGGRWYYVDGEFPTAR
- a CDS encoding UPF0149 family protein, with protein sequence MNVPSYLDDAQIERLSDLLDQRAVPFKGFNLEALDGYLSALVVSPEDVPAAEWQPAVWGKPPRWADEAERVEVEALLQGHWNMASQRVRFGDDDLPEHLAPLLWLPEEAEAEHPDELDVGRDWAFGFFRGVELREAAWEQWLDENEWIDDIFARLDQLASGEILGEDPEAPGTPVGYRERLEVIASLPGMLADLHHHRIDALTPREPIRKAATPDRNDPCPCGSGKKYKKCCGAAGSAG
- a CDS encoding COG3904 family protein translates to MLKNGLLLLFLLLAACQKAAEPAPVTLGDDASNGAAKPVASQPLADMAPGDYLKTTYWPNAELDAGTAWISCGYDYLQDGDGEKLDALTFFAVVDALTPCQPQGVVRLRYDGKINAGFTALVQRVAAVADRMEIPVRILDIKSSGGHVEEAIRAGDSMAEQRWAIWVRDGSYCHSSCVLILAGGDTRSITGDVGIHRLFRDQSKATSRAELSAELRDVSGQVRDYLVRNGADVRIADLMMTVANRRLRLLSEAELREYGLSGSNAVQDDLDRIRLTRRCGEDFARRRDAWLRAFENECLEPGKAFEVLDECGRALEPRFGFPDAKCPSDNPTADRRGLPTGTAAHVMLMPPLKLEGGSQSADVVKK
- a CDS encoding NADP-dependent isocitrate dehydrogenase; the encoded protein is MSDTANHAPKILYTLTDEAPFLATASLLPIVAAYTATAGIAVETRDISLAGRILSHFPDFLRDEQKIADDLAELGQLATTPAANIIKLPNISASVPQLLAAIKELQARGYALPDYPEEPRGERDNEIKARYDRTKGSAVNPVLREGNSDRRAPASVKAYARKHPHRMGAWNKASKSHVAHMTAGDFYGSEQSAVIAQPTTLKIEFTGSDGRSQMLKTGLKVKAGEVVDAAVMSTKALAEFVDAQINDARAQGVLFSLHLKATMMKVSDPIMFGVVVKRFYAPVLSKHAAALEQVGFDANNGIGDLYTRLPSLPADTRKQIEADIAALYAQRPGVAMVNSDKGITNLHVPSDVIVDASMPAMLRDSGGMWNAEGKLQDTKAVIPDRCYAGIYQAVIEDCKANGAFDPATMGSVPNVGLMAQKAEEYGSHDKTFQIAADGVVKVSDEAGHVLMEHKVAAGDIWRMCQTKDAPIQDWVKLAVNRARLSHTPAVFWLDSARAHDRNLIAKVEKYLKDHDTSGLDIRILSPVEAMKFSLERIRKGQDTISCTGNVLRDYLTDLFPIMELGTSAKMLSIVPLMAGGGLFETGAGGSAPKHVQQFVQENYLRWDSLGEFLALQASLEFVADTTGNARAKVLAQTLDAANAKFLDNDKSPGRKLGTIDNRGSHFYLAMYWAQALAEQTADAELQAKFAPLAKALTENEAKIVAELIAVQGHPVDIGGYYQPDSTKLAQAMRPSATLNAALATL